From Ramlibacter tataouinensis, the proteins below share one genomic window:
- a CDS encoding WD40/YVTN/BNR-like repeat-containing protein, translated as MHRALLVQAATWAAITMGTASAQPVFQAPLAVPAAKSALAMQAQLNALAMAGKRIVAAGQRGHILYSDNGKDWVQAEVPLSTDVTALSFPDAKKGWAVAHPGVVLNTTDGGATWSKQFLVRDADKPLLDVWFEDDRKGFAIGAFNLILRTEDGGKSWTSWADRVDNPKAMHLYGIRPAGGTLFMVGEQGLVLKLDRASQRFIRVPLPYEGTLFGVTGSANMTLVYGLRGNAFRTTDGGANWSKVETGVTAGLTGGVVRADGSVVLASQAGQLLLSIDDGATFRRIPLLNPAPVFTLADAGNGNLGLAGFGGVRLESLK; from the coding sequence TTGCATAGAGCTTTACTGGTCCAGGCCGCGACCTGGGCCGCCATCACGATGGGCACGGCGTCTGCGCAGCCTGTCTTCCAAGCGCCGCTGGCCGTGCCGGCCGCGAAGTCCGCGCTTGCCATGCAGGCGCAGCTGAACGCGCTGGCCATGGCAGGCAAGCGGATCGTGGCTGCGGGACAGCGCGGCCACATTCTCTACTCCGACAACGGCAAGGACTGGGTCCAGGCCGAGGTGCCACTGAGCACCGATGTCACGGCGCTGTCATTCCCGGATGCGAAGAAGGGCTGGGCGGTGGCCCACCCGGGCGTGGTCCTGAACACGACCGACGGCGGAGCCACCTGGAGCAAGCAGTTTCTGGTCCGGGATGCCGACAAGCCGCTGCTGGACGTCTGGTTCGAGGATGACAGGAAGGGCTTTGCCATCGGCGCCTTCAACCTGATCCTGCGCACCGAAGACGGGGGCAAGTCCTGGACCTCCTGGGCCGACCGTGTCGACAACCCCAAGGCCATGCACCTGTACGGCATCCGGCCGGCAGGCGGCACGCTGTTCATGGTCGGCGAGCAGGGCCTGGTGCTCAAGCTCGATCGCGCCAGCCAGCGCTTCATCCGAGTTCCGTTGCCTTACGAGGGCACGCTGTTCGGCGTCACCGGCAGCGCCAACATGACGCTGGTCTATGGACTGCGCGGCAACGCCTTCCGCACCACCGACGGCGGCGCGAACTGGAGCAAGGTAGAGACTGGCGTCACAGCGGGCCTGACCGGCGGCGTGGTGCGCGCCGACGGCTCGGTGGTGCTCGCCAGCCAGGCCGGCCAGTTGCTCCTGAGCATCGACGACGGTGCCACGTTCCGCCGTATCCCACTCCTGAATCCTGCGCCGGTGTTCACGCTGGCTGATGCCGGCAATGGCAATCTGGGCCTGGCCGGCTTCGGCGGCGTGCGCCTCGAATCACTGAAGTGA